One stretch of Segatella copri DNA includes these proteins:
- a CDS encoding NADH-quinone oxidoreductase subunit B, whose protein sequence is MEVNKRASIKSIPYDEFKDNDTLEKIAQELNEGGANVVVGSLDAAINWGRSNSLWSLTFGTSCCGIEFMAVGCARYDFSRFGFEVTRNSPRQADLIMCAGTITNKMAPVFKRLYDEMAEPKYVVAVGGCAISGGPFKKSYNVVRGISELVPVDVYIPGCPPRPEAILYGMMQLQRKVKVEKFFGGANHKMTQDEKELSMSKGGLRGLSNENLSDSEKLGHKEPIIVTEVPEDFDPQKGLTD, encoded by the coding sequence AAAGAGCCTCTATCAAGAGTATTCCTTACGACGAGTTTAAGGACAATGATACCCTCGAAAAGATTGCGCAGGAGCTCAATGAGGGTGGTGCTAACGTGGTAGTCGGTTCGCTCGATGCTGCCATCAACTGGGGACGCAGTAACTCACTCTGGTCACTGACCTTCGGTACTTCTTGCTGTGGTATCGAGTTCATGGCTGTAGGTTGTGCCCGTTACGACTTCTCCCGTTTCGGTTTCGAGGTAACCCGTAACTCTCCACGCCAGGCTGACTTGATCATGTGTGCCGGTACTATCACCAATAAGATGGCACCTGTTTTCAAACGTTTGTACGATGAAATGGCTGAGCCTAAGTATGTGGTAGCTGTGGGTGGATGCGCCATCTCTGGTGGTCCGTTCAAGAAGAGCTACAACGTAGTTCGTGGTATCAGCGAGTTGGTTCCTGTAGATGTTTATATCCCTGGCTGTCCTCCACGACCTGAGGCAATCCTTTATGGTATGATGCAGTTGCAGCGTAAGGTAAAGGTTGAGAAATTCTTCGGTGGTGCTAACCACAAGATGACTCAGGATGAGAAGGAACTCTCTATGAGCAAGGGTGGTCTTCGCGGCTTGAGCAACGAGAACCTCTCTGATAGCGAGAAGCTCGGACACAAGGAGCC